The proteins below come from a single Mycolicibacterium sp. TY81 genomic window:
- a CDS encoding exonuclease domain-containing protein — translation MPFAVIDFETTGLVPERTDRVVEIGVALTDDSGRIEHEWTTLVNPHRDIGATHVHGIQACDVVDAPDFAAISDYLLEMLTGRVVVAHNASFDMRFLHWELQRAQYVIPERPAALCTRKWGGRMTGAAKLAHCCEALGISLINAHSAIGDAHATAELLPHLLAFHSGSPEWRSDLDHSATFGWPAARTRASQPAVAHRGQSSADPYSWLRSVLGAAWVPATPEDEASYMVVLDSALLDREISRSEGKQLLASAEAAGLSRGTVARLHQDYLRAVAKEALADGVVTDEERSELNAVAAALGFGPPYVDEALAWAASATPELVDESTAFTLRLGDRIVFTGEMNRGRDEWVSAICAAGLASGGISKSTRLLVAADPDSQSGKAAKARQYGIPVVSEAAFEKMFATYRAAS, via the coding sequence ATGCCATTCGCTGTAATCGACTTCGAGACAACGGGTCTGGTCCCTGAGCGCACCGACCGCGTCGTGGAGATCGGCGTCGCCCTTACTGATGATTCCGGCCGGATCGAGCACGAATGGACCACCCTGGTCAACCCGCATCGTGATATCGGGGCTACTCACGTCCACGGCATCCAGGCCTGCGACGTCGTTGACGCACCTGACTTCGCCGCCATCAGCGATTACCTGCTCGAAATGCTCACTGGCCGTGTGGTTGTCGCGCACAACGCCAGTTTTGACATGCGGTTTCTGCATTGGGAGCTCCAGCGGGCCCAGTACGTCATCCCCGAACGACCAGCCGCGCTCTGCACACGAAAATGGGGCGGGCGCATGACGGGGGCCGCCAAGCTCGCACACTGCTGCGAAGCACTCGGAATCTCACTGATCAACGCACACTCAGCAATTGGTGACGCTCATGCAACCGCCGAACTCCTGCCACACCTGCTCGCCTTCCACAGCGGCTCCCCCGAGTGGCGCTCCGACCTGGATCACTCGGCGACCTTCGGCTGGCCAGCTGCCCGCACACGTGCATCGCAACCTGCGGTCGCTCATCGTGGGCAGTCATCTGCGGACCCGTACTCGTGGCTGCGGTCCGTCCTGGGAGCTGCCTGGGTCCCCGCCACTCCTGAAGACGAAGCGTCTTACATGGTGGTACTCGATAGCGCCTTGCTCGACCGGGAGATCTCGCGCAGCGAGGGCAAACAGCTGCTGGCCTCCGCCGAAGCGGCGGGCCTATCCCGGGGAACCGTAGCGCGGCTGCACCAGGACTACTTGCGTGCTGTAGCGAAGGAAGCGCTGGCCGACGGCGTAGTCACCGACGAGGAGCGGTCCGAGCTAAATGCTGTCGCCGCTGCCCTGGGTTTCGGCCCACCGTATGTCGATGAGGCGCTGGCGTGGGCAGCTTCCGCAACGCCGGAACTGGTAGACGAGTCGACTGCCTTCACGCTACGCCTGGGCGACCGGATCGTGTTCACCGGCGAGATGAATCGTGGTCGCGACGAATGGGTTTCAGCGATCTGTGCTGCGGGCCTCGCGTCCGGCGGCATCTCCAAATCGACGCGTCTGCTCGTCGCGGCCGATCCTGACTCGCAGAGCGGCAAAGCTGCCAAGGCGCGCCAGTACGGGATTCCGGTGGTCAGCGAAGCGGCGTTCGAGAAAATGTTCGCCACATATCGGGCGGCATCGTGA
- a CDS encoding class I SAM-dependent DNA methyltransferase, whose translation MITGELKSKVDRVWDAFWSGGISNPIEVIEQITYLLFIRRLDDLETLAENRARRTGSSEGLRFGPDQQDLRWSRFKNDEPGVMFGLIADGVFPFLRALGGDGSTYSEHMRDARFTIPTPALLSKVVDMLDDIPMADRDTNGDLYEYLLSKIASAGVNGQFRTPRHIIELMVKMTAPGPTDEICDPACGTAGFLVSASEYVRDTHDSVLTDAAQRKHFHNSMFHGYDFDSTMLRIGSMNMLMHGIEAPDIRYRDSLSEGASEDAEKYTLILANPPFAGSLDYEATSKDLQRVVKTKKTELLFVALFLKLLKPGGRAAVIVPDGVLFGSSKAHKDLRRMLIEDQKLDGIVKLPSGVFKPYAGVSTAILLFTKTNSGGTDHVWFYDVSADGFSLDDKRNPIEANDLPDALSRWASRDSSELERARTEQSFCVPVADIVAQGYDLSLNRYKEIVHDEVEHRPPLEIIAEIEKLEGEIASGLAELKAMLS comes from the coding sequence GTGATCACCGGTGAGTTGAAGAGCAAGGTCGACCGTGTCTGGGATGCCTTCTGGTCTGGCGGCATCTCCAACCCGATCGAGGTGATCGAGCAGATCACGTACCTGCTGTTCATCCGCCGTCTCGACGACCTGGAGACTCTCGCCGAGAATCGCGCGCGGCGAACTGGATCGTCCGAGGGACTGCGGTTCGGGCCCGACCAGCAGGACCTGCGCTGGTCGCGGTTCAAGAACGACGAGCCAGGTGTCATGTTCGGCCTGATCGCCGACGGTGTGTTCCCGTTCCTGCGGGCACTTGGCGGTGATGGGTCCACTTATTCCGAGCACATGCGCGACGCCCGCTTCACCATCCCGACCCCGGCGCTGCTGTCGAAGGTCGTCGACATGCTCGACGACATCCCCATGGCCGACCGCGACACCAACGGCGACCTGTACGAGTACCTGCTGTCCAAGATCGCCTCGGCCGGCGTGAATGGCCAGTTCCGCACCCCGCGCCACATCATCGAGCTGATGGTGAAGATGACCGCGCCCGGGCCGACGGACGAGATCTGCGACCCGGCATGCGGTACCGCTGGCTTCCTCGTGTCCGCCTCGGAGTACGTGCGTGACACACATGATTCAGTCTTGACCGACGCCGCCCAGCGGAAGCACTTCCACAACAGCATGTTTCACGGCTACGACTTCGACTCGACAATGCTGCGCATCGGGTCGATGAACATGCTGATGCACGGCATCGAGGCGCCGGATATCCGCTACCGCGACTCGCTGTCCGAGGGCGCCTCGGAGGACGCCGAGAAGTACACGCTGATCCTGGCCAATCCCCCGTTCGCCGGCTCACTGGACTACGAGGCGACGTCCAAAGACCTGCAGCGGGTGGTCAAGACCAAGAAGACCGAATTGCTTTTCGTAGCACTGTTTTTGAAGCTGCTGAAGCCCGGCGGACGGGCGGCAGTGATCGTGCCCGACGGTGTGCTGTTCGGATCGTCCAAGGCGCACAAAGACTTGCGACGAATGCTGATTGAAGACCAGAAACTCGACGGCATTGTGAAGCTGCCGTCGGGCGTATTCAAGCCATACGCTGGGGTCTCGACGGCGATTCTCTTGTTCACCAAGACCAATTCCGGTGGCACGGATCATGTTTGGTTCTACGACGTTTCGGCTGACGGTTTTTCGCTCGATGACAAGCGGAACCCTATCGAAGCCAACGATCTGCCGGATGCGTTGTCGCGGTGGGCTTCACGGGACTCGTCGGAGTTGGAGCGGGCGCGCACCGAGCAGTCGTTCTGCGTGCCGGTCGCCGACATTGTGGCGCAGGGCTATGACCTGTCGCTGAACCGGTACAAGGAGATTGTGCACGACGAGGTCGAGCATCGACCGCCGCTAGAGATCATTGCGGAGATCGAGAAGCTGGAAGGCGAAATCGCGAGTGGGCTGGCCGAGTTGAAGGCGATGTTGTCGTGA
- a CDS encoding restriction endonuclease subunit S, with translation MLFEYKELPGNSSEPPVLTLTEKNGFVLQSDRFNKRLATNDVSKYKVVRRNDVAFNPYLLWAGAIAQNTIVDKGIISPLYPTFKVRDGFDPRYVARLLLSPQMVASYDTIAFGSVPRRRRSSVSDFLALQISDQPPLHEQRRVAAMLDQADSLRSKLRRCLAHFNQLTQSLFHDAFGDPVANNHDLPVKCLQDWIDPNRPITYGILKPGPEVEEGIPYIRVADMKNGGIDEETVRKTSHEISDQYRRSILQAGDLLMSIRGHVGRFAFIPESLAGSNITQDSARLAITEPASATYVRAAMEMPSFQHWMARRTKGAAVQGINLGDLRQAPIPLPSFEQQQIFAAMLREVRVNASSVERQLWLADGAFASLQSRAFRGEL, from the coding sequence ATGCTCTTCGAGTACAAGGAACTGCCCGGAAACTCGTCAGAACCTCCCGTGTTGACGTTGACTGAGAAGAACGGATTCGTTCTACAAAGCGATCGCTTCAACAAGAGACTCGCGACCAACGACGTGAGCAAGTACAAGGTTGTTCGGCGCAACGATGTCGCCTTCAATCCATACTTGCTTTGGGCTGGGGCCATCGCACAAAACACCATCGTCGACAAGGGCATCATCAGCCCCCTCTATCCGACATTCAAAGTGCGTGACGGATTCGATCCGCGTTATGTTGCGCGACTCTTGCTTAGCCCGCAGATGGTGGCGAGTTACGACACCATCGCGTTCGGCTCCGTGCCTCGACGCCGCCGCTCCTCCGTAAGCGATTTTCTCGCCCTGCAGATTTCCGATCAACCACCGCTCCACGAACAGCGTCGTGTCGCCGCCATGCTTGACCAAGCTGATAGCTTGCGGTCAAAGCTGCGACGATGCTTGGCCCACTTCAATCAACTCACGCAGTCGCTATTCCATGACGCGTTTGGCGACCCGGTGGCCAACAACCACGACCTTCCCGTCAAGTGCCTCCAAGACTGGATCGATCCTAACCGACCGATCACCTACGGCATTCTTAAACCTGGACCTGAAGTCGAGGAAGGAATCCCCTACATTCGCGTTGCCGACATGAAAAACGGTGGCATAGACGAAGAAACCGTGCGGAAGACTTCGCACGAAATTAGCGATCAATACCGACGGTCGATACTGCAAGCGGGGGATCTACTGATGTCCATTCGTGGTCATGTCGGTCGGTTTGCATTCATTCCCGAGTCCCTTGCTGGCTCGAATATCACGCAGGATTCGGCGCGGCTCGCGATTACGGAACCCGCATCTGCGACATATGTCCGCGCGGCGATGGAAATGCCCAGCTTTCAGCATTGGATGGCACGTCGCACCAAGGGTGCAGCCGTACAAGGAATTAACCTTGGCGATCTAAGGCAGGCACCGATTCCGTTGCCATCATTCGAACAACAACAGATATTTGCTGCGATGTTGCGTGAGGTTCGGGTGAACGCCAGTTCCGTGGAGAGGCAGCTGTGGCTTGCTGACGGCGCTTTCGCCTCCCTCCAATCCCGCGCCTTCCGAGGCGAACTCTGA